From one Nonomuraea polychroma genomic stretch:
- a CDS encoding SDR family NAD(P)-dependent oxidoreductase produces the protein MSGWLEGYAALITGGGSGIGRAVAERFLAEGASVTIVGRDRDQLADVAHAAADPSRVHTFVTDVRDSEGLHAAVAETVERFGKLDTLVANAGVWDYQRQLTRLTAKEIDAAFDEVFSINVKGYLLAAEAAWPELVKTRGSIVMTLSNASFHVNGGGPLYTASKHACLGLMRELAYELAPKVRVNGVACGGMNTDLRGPESLALGDRSIAASFAERRDAPPIPLHDSSTDPRDFTAPYVLLAAREQSGPITGHAISADGGIGVRGFARAAGGDHL, from the coding sequence GTGAGCGGCTGGCTCGAGGGGTACGCCGCGCTGATCACCGGCGGCGGCTCCGGCATCGGCCGCGCCGTCGCCGAACGCTTCCTCGCCGAGGGCGCCTCGGTCACCATCGTGGGCCGCGACCGCGACCAGCTCGCCGACGTCGCGCACGCCGCCGCCGACCCGTCCAGGGTGCACACGTTCGTCACCGACGTACGCGACTCCGAGGGGCTGCACGCCGCGGTCGCCGAGACCGTCGAGCGGTTCGGCAAACTCGACACGCTCGTGGCCAACGCCGGCGTGTGGGACTACCAGCGCCAGCTCACCCGCCTGACCGCCAAGGAGATCGACGCGGCCTTCGACGAGGTCTTCTCCATCAACGTCAAGGGCTACCTGCTCGCGGCGGAGGCGGCCTGGCCGGAGCTGGTGAAGACGCGCGGCAGCATCGTCATGACGTTGTCCAACGCTTCGTTCCACGTCAACGGCGGCGGCCCGCTCTACACCGCCAGCAAGCACGCCTGCCTCGGCCTCATGCGCGAGCTCGCCTACGAGCTCGCCCCCAAGGTCCGGGTGAACGGCGTCGCCTGCGGCGGCATGAACACCGACCTGCGCGGCCCCGAATCGCTGGCGCTGGGCGATCGCTCGATCGCGGCCTCCTTCGCCGAACGTCGCGACGCCCCGCCGATCCCGTTGCATGATTCCAGCACCGACCCGCGCGATTTCACCGCGCCCTACGTCCTGCTCGCGGCCCGCGAGCAGAGCGGCCCCATCACCGGCCACGCGATCTCTGCCGACGGCGGCATCGGCGTTCGGGGTTTCGCCCGCGCCGCCGGCGGCGACCACCTCTGA
- a CDS encoding MFS transporter, whose product MSSGRAVTEVVSPAARRRRPVLNRTLIVVCQSMQALCFGGIALFLPLIRQDLGISPSQAGLLAAAGTFTYALMQIPSGYLSDRFDTKRLFVVGLVGTNLLTLTFASLDSFGWLVVNQAVSGVFRALVFAPGLLLISRQFAEDRRATAMGLYVAGGFSSNILLNALGPVLVGPLGWRSLMILFGGSGLLVLLAFARLGDSAPHKADAKPPTWADAREILSHRVVWLAGFIQFVRLAVVTGIGFWLPSLIVEDKGFSLGVAGAVVAIGAAVTAPANFLGGWVSDRLGRPLAVVGVSLAMLAVTIFLIPFVDALPLLIAVIAVNSVFLQLYFGPLFAVPLQHVGTANAGLVTGFSNFCANLGGVAFAYGLGAFKDATGSFDAGLWALAGMCAAGLAVTGLIARLPLRSLG is encoded by the coding sequence GTGAGTTCGGGGCGCGCGGTGACGGAGGTCGTGAGCCCCGCGGCTCGTCGGCGCAGGCCCGTGCTCAACCGCACGTTGATCGTCGTGTGTCAGAGCATGCAGGCCCTCTGCTTCGGCGGCATCGCGTTGTTCCTCCCGCTCATCAGGCAGGACCTGGGGATCAGCCCGTCGCAGGCCGGGCTGCTGGCTGCGGCGGGCACGTTCACGTACGCGCTCATGCAGATCCCGTCCGGATACCTCTCCGACCGGTTCGACACCAAGCGGCTGTTCGTGGTGGGGCTGGTCGGCACCAACCTGCTGACGCTCACGTTCGCGTCATTGGACTCCTTCGGCTGGCTCGTGGTCAATCAGGCGGTCTCGGGGGTCTTCCGTGCGCTGGTGTTCGCGCCGGGCCTGCTGCTGATCAGCCGCCAGTTCGCCGAGGACCGCCGGGCCACGGCCATGGGGCTCTACGTCGCCGGCGGTTTCTCCTCCAACATCCTGCTCAACGCGCTCGGCCCGGTGCTGGTCGGCCCGCTCGGGTGGCGCTCGCTGATGATCCTCTTCGGCGGCAGCGGCCTGCTGGTGCTGCTGGCTTTCGCTCGGCTCGGTGACTCGGCCCCGCACAAGGCCGACGCGAAGCCGCCGACCTGGGCGGACGCTCGCGAGATCCTGTCGCACCGGGTCGTGTGGCTGGCCGGCTTCATCCAGTTCGTCCGGCTCGCGGTGGTCACCGGGATCGGGTTCTGGCTGCCGAGCCTCATCGTCGAGGACAAGGGTTTCTCGCTCGGTGTGGCCGGTGCCGTCGTCGCCATCGGCGCGGCGGTCACGGCACCGGCGAACTTCCTCGGCGGCTGGGTGTCCGACCGTCTCGGACGTCCGCTGGCCGTCGTCGGGGTGTCCCTGGCCATGCTGGCCGTCACGATCTTCCTCATTCCGTTCGTGGACGCCCTGCCGCTGTTGATCGCGGTGATCGCCGTGAACTCCGTCTTCCTCCAGCTCTACTTCGGGCCGTTGTTCGCCGTGCCGTTGCAGCATGTCGGCACGGCGAACGCGGGCCTCGTGACGGGGTTCAGCAACTTCTGCGCCAACCTCGGGGGAGTGGCCTTCGCCTACGGGCTCGGCGCCTTCAAGGACGCGACCGGCTCCTTCGACGCGGGCCTGTGGGCCCTGGCCGGCATGTGCGCCGCCGGGCTGGCGGTCACCGGGCTGATCGCCCGCCTGCCCTTGCGGTCACTGGGCTGA
- a CDS encoding alpha/beta fold hydrolase → MKHHSVTTTLGEIAVAEIGEGPVLVMLHGGGPGASGVSNYHQNLPALAGHFRVVLPDQPGFGGSYRPTEEELDKRSITEITVDALFQALDALGIGTFHLLGNSLGGAAAIAMAQERPERVTRLVLMAPGGGWLPFGPTPTEGQKEMFRYYNGGGPSEKKMAAFIRTMVFDHRQFGEDVVRSRYEASLDESHIAFYRRYNAAFAKRGGMDPLWKDLHKIKAPTLLLWGRDDRTITLDGAQLMLKQIRDVQLHVFGRCGHWVQLERQREFEDLVTGFLT, encoded by the coding sequence GTGAAGCACCACAGCGTGACCACCACGCTCGGCGAGATCGCCGTCGCCGAGATCGGCGAGGGGCCCGTGCTGGTGATGCTGCACGGCGGCGGTCCGGGCGCCTCCGGCGTGAGCAACTACCACCAGAACCTCCCGGCGCTGGCCGGCCACTTCCGCGTCGTGCTGCCCGACCAGCCCGGTTTCGGCGGCAGCTACCGCCCCACCGAGGAGGAGCTGGACAAGCGGTCGATCACCGAGATCACCGTGGACGCGCTCTTCCAGGCGCTCGACGCCCTCGGCATCGGCACCTTCCACCTGCTGGGCAACAGCCTGGGCGGCGCCGCCGCGATCGCGATGGCGCAGGAGCGTCCCGAGCGGGTCACCCGGCTGGTGCTGATGGCGCCCGGCGGCGGATGGCTGCCGTTCGGGCCCACCCCCACCGAGGGGCAGAAGGAGATGTTCCGCTACTACAACGGCGGCGGGCCGAGCGAGAAGAAGATGGCCGCGTTCATCCGCACCATGGTCTTCGACCACCGGCAGTTCGGCGAGGACGTCGTCAGGAGCCGCTACGAGGCCTCGCTCGACGAGAGCCACATCGCCTTCTACCGCCGCTACAACGCCGCCTTCGCCAAGCGCGGCGGCATGGACCCGCTGTGGAAGGACCTGCACAAGATCAAGGCGCCGACGTTGCTGCTGTGGGGCCGCGACGACCGTACGATCACCCTCGACGGCGCGCAGCTCATGCTCAAGCAGATCCGCGACGTGCAGTTGCACGTGTTCGGGCGGTGCGGCCACTGGGTGCAGCTGGAGCGGCAGCGCGAGTTCGAGGACCTCGTCACCGGGTTCCTGACGTGA
- a CDS encoding 3-phenylpropionate/cinnamic acid dioxygenase subunit beta encodes MSTATDSRAGMRADRDTHFEVEQFYYEEADLLDAGRYADWLDLLADDLDYWMPTRTNRLRRQQALSVAARGEAAYYDESKESLAWRIRRFDSGMAWAEDPPSRTRHLVTNVMVRHVDPAEHPGFTEDDLLVRSAFLVYRNRLEREENVFAGSRTDVLRRAGDGFRVARRTILLDQNILLAKNISTFF; translated from the coding sequence GTGAGCACCGCCACCGACTCGCGGGCCGGGATGCGTGCCGACCGCGACACCCATTTCGAGGTCGAGCAGTTCTACTACGAGGAGGCCGACCTCCTCGACGCCGGCCGTTACGCCGACTGGCTCGACCTGCTGGCCGACGACCTCGACTACTGGATGCCCACGCGCACCAACCGGCTGCGCCGCCAGCAGGCGCTGTCGGTGGCCGCACGCGGTGAGGCTGCCTACTACGACGAGAGCAAGGAGAGTCTGGCCTGGCGCATCCGCCGGTTCGACTCCGGCATGGCCTGGGCCGAGGACCCGCCCTCGCGCACCCGCCACCTGGTGACGAACGTGATGGTCCGGCACGTCGACCCCGCCGAGCATCCCGGTTTCACCGAGGACGACCTGCTCGTCCGCTCGGCGTTCCTGGTCTACCGCAACCGCCTGGAGCGGGAGGAGAACGTCTTCGCCGGCAGCCGTACCGACGTGCTGCGCCGCGCCGGCGACGGCTTCCGGGTCGCCCGGCGGACCATCCTGCTCGACCAGAACATCCTGCTGGCGAAGAACATCTCGACCTTCTTCTGA
- a CDS encoding AMP-binding protein, producing MTHPHSPVDVNPASAVARNARYQADVVAIRYPDGDLTYAQLDDKAARLATVLSDGGVADGDRVAYLGLNSASFLVTMLAAFRIGAMFVPVNFRLAAPELERVLDKSGARTIVCEEGHRARVENVRGGTALTRFLLVDDDSAVPATFGVPGWEPWSGPIAAATPTPSVVAKSFDDPAILMFTSGTTGLPKGVILTHGNAWWNAVNVDSVLDTRRGDVTYAGAPLFHIGALNSFALRALVRGGTVLVRRAFDPVGFLDDLATYRVNSMFGVAAMFAALSRVPGVFDMDFTSLRAVVVAGAPVPPALIELYAAHGVLLQQAWGLTETAPFATHLPAERTLTKVGSAGIPMPYTEVRVVDANTNQPLKPGEAGELVVRGPNVTPGYWENPEATAAALDDEGWFHSGDIGYLDEDGCVYIVDRLKDMIISGGENVYPAEVERVLSTMPGVVDVAVVGAPDEQWGETVVAVVSPAEGVTLTLEDVRDYASAHLARYKLPRTLKVVPDVPRNASGKLEKLVIRRMVEEGG from the coding sequence GTGACCCACCCCCACTCCCCGGTCGACGTCAATCCCGCCTCGGCGGTCGCGCGGAACGCCCGTTACCAGGCCGACGTCGTCGCCATCCGCTACCCGGACGGCGACCTCACCTACGCCCAGCTCGACGACAAGGCGGCCCGGCTGGCGACCGTCCTGTCCGACGGCGGGGTCGCGGACGGAGACCGTGTCGCCTACCTCGGACTCAACAGCGCCTCCTTTCTCGTCACCATGCTGGCCGCGTTCCGGATCGGCGCCATGTTCGTCCCGGTCAACTTCCGGCTCGCCGCGCCCGAACTGGAGCGGGTGCTCGACAAGAGCGGCGCCCGCACGATCGTCTGCGAGGAGGGGCACCGCGCACGCGTGGAGAACGTCCGAGGCGGCACCGCGCTGACCCGGTTCCTCCTGGTGGACGACGACTCGGCGGTGCCCGCCACCTTCGGCGTCCCCGGATGGGAGCCCTGGTCCGGCCCGATCGCCGCGGCCACGCCGACGCCGTCAGTGGTCGCCAAGTCCTTCGACGACCCGGCGATCCTGATGTTCACCTCCGGCACCACCGGGCTGCCCAAGGGGGTCATCCTCACCCACGGCAACGCCTGGTGGAACGCCGTCAACGTGGACTCCGTCCTCGACACCCGGCGCGGCGACGTCACGTACGCGGGCGCGCCGCTGTTCCACATCGGGGCGCTCAACAGCTTCGCGCTGCGGGCACTCGTACGCGGCGGCACCGTGCTGGTCCGCCGGGCGTTCGACCCGGTCGGGTTCCTCGACGACCTGGCCACGTACCGGGTCAACTCGATGTTCGGCGTCGCCGCCATGTTCGCCGCGCTCAGCCGGGTCCCCGGCGTCTTCGACATGGACTTCACCTCGCTACGCGCCGTCGTGGTCGCCGGCGCGCCCGTGCCGCCCGCGCTCATCGAGCTGTACGCCGCCCATGGCGTGCTGCTGCAGCAGGCGTGGGGGCTGACCGAGACCGCGCCGTTCGCCACCCACCTGCCGGCCGAGCGCACCCTGACGAAGGTCGGCTCCGCCGGCATCCCGATGCCGTACACCGAGGTGCGCGTCGTCGACGCCAACACCAACCAGCCGCTGAAGCCGGGCGAGGCAGGCGAGCTCGTGGTCCGCGGGCCCAACGTCACCCCCGGCTACTGGGAGAACCCCGAGGCGACCGCCGCCGCGCTCGACGACGAGGGCTGGTTCCACTCCGGCGACATCGGCTACCTCGACGAGGACGGCTGCGTGTACATCGTCGACCGGCTCAAGGACATGATCATCAGCGGCGGGGAGAACGTCTACCCGGCCGAGGTCGAGCGGGTGTTGTCCACCATGCCGGGCGTCGTGGACGTCGCGGTCGTCGGCGCCCCCGACGAGCAGTGGGGCGAGACCGTCGTCGCGGTCGTGTCCCCGGCCGAGGGCGTGACCCTCACGCTGGAGGACGTCCGGGACTACGCCTCCGCGCACCTGGCCAGGTACAAGCTGCCCAGGACGCTCAAGGTGGTGCCCGACGTTCCGCGCAACGCCTCCGGCAAGCTGGAGAAGCTCGTCATCCGGCGCATGGTCGAGGAGGGCGGCTGA